The nucleotide sequence AGACAGTGCTTTGGAAATAAATTTCATGATAACCCCTGATGTTTATGCATAAAAAAATTGTGCTCAAAAATAGCTGGTGGAAGCCATATTCAAAATGTTGAATGAGTGTTGGAATGGAATCAGTTCTCCCGCCAAATCTTCGTCTTTGCGAGGAGTGAAACGACGAAGCAATCTCTTTGGATTTCGGATTCAACGATTAAAAAAGAGGGATCGCCACATCAGTACCTCGCTCACGAAGACGAATGAATTGTCTACCCCAATCAAATGAGCCAGGACCATAATAGGATTCACCGGATTCTTATTTATTTTCATACGAGAACAAACGCTTGGAGTGAACTTTGCAAGGGCAAGTGAGTTAGCATGCTGGAAGCGATAAGATATACACAATAAGAGTAAGGAAAGTTAACATGCAGTTTATTGATTTGGGCAAACAACAGAGTATGATCAAAGACGCAATTGATACCCGGATTCAGACGGTGCTGTCCCATGGAAAATATATCATGGGTCCAGAGATCAAGGAAATGGAAGCCCAATTAGCTGAATACGTCGGAGTGAAACACTGCGTGAGCTGCTCCTCTGGTACCGATGCTTTACTCATGCCATTGATGGCCTGGGGCGTAGGTCCCGGTGATGCTATCTTTACCACACCTTTTACTTTTATTGCTTCAGCAGAAGTGATCCAGCTATTGGGTGCTACCCCCATCTTTGTTGATATTGACCCCCAGACCTATAATATTGATCCTGTGCTTCTAGATGCAGCCATCAATGAGGTCGTTGAAGCTGGTGAGTTGAATCCCAAAGCCATCATCCCTGTAGACCTATTTGGCCTTCCTGCTGACTATCCAGCGATTGAAGCAATTGCCAAAAAATATGATATCAAGGTTTTGGAGGATGGTGCCCAGGGTTTTGGTGGTGAGATCAATGGTAAAAAAGCCTGTAGTTTCGGTGATGCGGCTTCCACTTCATTCTTCCCTGCCAAACCGCTGGGTTGTTATGGTGACGGTGGAGCAGTCTTCACAGACGATGATGAGCTATACGAAAAACTTTTATCAGTAAGGGTCCATGGTAAGGGCGGGGATAAATATGACAACATCCGGATCGGTATC is from Candidatus Neomarinimicrobiota bacterium and encodes:
- a CDS encoding DegT/DnrJ/EryC1/StrS family aminotransferase, with the protein product MQFIDLGKQQSMIKDAIDTRIQTVLSHGKYIMGPEIKEMEAQLAEYVGVKHCVSCSSGTDALLMPLMAWGVGPGDAIFTTPFTFIASAEVIQLLGATPIFVDIDPQTYNIDPVLLDAAINEVVEAGELNPKAIIPVDLFGLPADYPAIEAIAKKYDIKVLEDGAQGFGGEINGKKACSFGDAASTSFFPAKPLGCYGDGGAVFTDDDELYEKLLSVRVHGKGGDKYDNIRIGINGRMDTLQAAIVLEKFTLFPNEIKLRNKAAAKYNELLAECVVTPSTPEGYTSVWAQYSVLAKNAEERQAIQTRLKDAGIPSAVYYPKPLHQQTAFAHLGYQDGDFPISEEMSQRIFSLPMYPYIPEEDIEKIVEVIRR